The following coding sequences lie in one Mycobacterium sp. DL440 genomic window:
- a CDS encoding MFS transporter: protein MESAGPVMAHEHGSSPIKRVAAASLIGTTIEWYDFYIYGAASATVVGGLFFPDFSPLAGTLAAFSTFAVGFVARPLGGVFFGHFGDRIGRKRMLILSLLIMGLATFAIGLLPTFAAIGAWAPIALVALRFIQGFAVGGEWGGAVIMAVEHAPPDRRGFYGSWPQMGVPIGLLMSTGLFAVFSSMSPSAFETWGWRVPFLLSILLVAVGLFIRLRVVETPVFAEVQKAGEVVKVPFLELIRSDLRNVLLAAGIYLGHGVMFYVLSVFTLSYATTQLGLERSVIFTGTMLAAVFQASLVPFFGRLSDTLGRRQVYAGGAVFTLLFAFPLYWMIGTGQPLLVWTSVVLILGVAHPAMYAPTAALYAEMFPPRVRYSGASVGYQLGGATVGFVPLLATSLVGLGHGASWPISLLIVVSAVIGLVSVFSARTDYLDGPVPRAAAVPESESLNG, encoded by the coding sequence ATGGAGTCAGCCGGGCCTGTTATGGCCCACGAGCACGGCTCGTCGCCGATCAAGCGGGTAGCAGCTGCAAGTCTGATCGGGACCACGATCGAGTGGTACGACTTCTACATATATGGCGCGGCGTCCGCGACGGTCGTCGGCGGCCTGTTCTTTCCTGATTTCTCGCCGCTGGCCGGCACTTTGGCAGCATTCAGCACATTTGCGGTTGGCTTCGTCGCCCGCCCGTTGGGCGGTGTCTTCTTCGGCCATTTCGGCGACCGGATCGGCCGCAAGCGCATGCTGATCCTGAGCCTGCTCATCATGGGCCTGGCCACCTTCGCCATCGGACTGCTTCCCACGTTCGCCGCCATCGGCGCATGGGCGCCCATTGCGCTGGTGGCGTTGCGATTCATCCAAGGTTTCGCCGTCGGTGGCGAGTGGGGCGGTGCGGTGATCATGGCCGTCGAGCACGCCCCGCCGGACCGGCGAGGCTTCTACGGGAGCTGGCCGCAGATGGGTGTGCCGATCGGACTTCTGATGTCCACCGGCTTGTTCGCCGTGTTCTCGTCGATGTCCCCGAGCGCCTTCGAGACCTGGGGTTGGCGAGTTCCGTTCCTGCTCAGCATCCTTCTGGTGGCGGTCGGGCTGTTCATCCGGTTGCGGGTGGTCGAGACGCCGGTCTTCGCCGAGGTGCAGAAGGCCGGGGAAGTGGTGAAGGTTCCGTTCCTGGAGCTGATCCGCTCCGACCTGCGCAATGTACTGCTGGCGGCAGGAATCTACCTCGGTCACGGCGTGATGTTCTACGTCCTCAGCGTTTTCACGCTGTCCTACGCCACCACCCAGCTGGGCTTGGAGCGCAGCGTCATCTTCACCGGCACGATGCTGGCCGCGGTCTTCCAGGCGTCGCTGGTCCCGTTCTTCGGCAGACTCTCCGACACGCTGGGCCGACGCCAGGTGTACGCGGGAGGTGCGGTCTTCACCTTGCTGTTCGCCTTCCCGTTGTACTGGATGATCGGTACCGGGCAGCCGCTGCTGGTGTGGACGTCGGTGGTGCTCATCCTGGGTGTCGCGCATCCGGCCATGTATGCGCCGACAGCCGCGTTGTACGCCGAGATGTTCCCGCCGCGCGTCCGCTACAGCGGCGCCTCGGTCGGATACCAATTAGGCGGAGCCACCGTGGGATTCGTTCCGTTGCTGGCCACCTCGCTGGTCGGTCTCGGTCACGGCGCGTCCTGGCCGATCTCGCTGCTGATCGTGGTCAGTGCCGTAATCGGACTGGTCTCGGTGTTCAGCGCCCGGACCGATTACCTGGACGGTCCGGTGCCCCGGGCGGCAGCGGTCCCGGAATCAGAATCACTGAATGGGTGA
- a CDS encoding FAD-dependent oxidoreductase: MPNEYDYDVAVIGGGTAGAFAGIAAAATGARTVIIEQYGYLGGILSLGMNLLGSADADGYWAMGGFPRDIVRDLIKNQHATPPVKDSLFGSILAQDPEPFKIYLLRAAKQYGADLLFHTMFLDAETEDGHITKLTVANKAGISEIRAKYFVDASGDADVVARAGGEFVFGNGQDGVTQPVSNIFRVGGVNLGNLWDYLEEHPEDRTVPTGWSGQPYDMDYIRNTPGVHLMAFGNLIKEAKAAGDFTLPRNRLGIYTLPERDDVVINLTRVHGIDGTDPWDVSRAEAETQLQTYESLYFLRKYVPGFQRCYLANLPHQLGVRESRHIVGEHTLTREDVLAGRDFDDQVGRGAYPLDIHDTGIGAKVLGAKVEGGGITLKYLSRSYGIPKRALIPNGLDNILVAGRCISADHEAAGSVRGQAVCMVSGHAAGTIAAIGAKSGAAARDIPHGEVQDVLLQQGAVLTRNDLID; encoded by the coding sequence ATGCCAAACGAATACGATTACGACGTCGCGGTAATTGGCGGTGGCACCGCCGGTGCCTTCGCTGGGATCGCGGCGGCGGCCACGGGCGCCCGCACCGTGATCATCGAGCAGTACGGCTACCTCGGGGGCATTCTGTCGCTGGGTATGAACCTGCTGGGATCCGCTGACGCCGACGGGTACTGGGCGATGGGCGGATTCCCGCGTGACATCGTCCGCGACCTGATCAAGAACCAGCACGCCACCCCGCCGGTGAAGGACAGCCTATTCGGATCGATCCTGGCCCAGGACCCCGAGCCGTTCAAGATCTACCTGCTCCGGGCGGCCAAGCAGTATGGTGCAGATCTGTTGTTCCACACCATGTTTCTCGATGCCGAAACAGAGGATGGTCACATCACCAAGCTGACCGTCGCCAACAAGGCCGGCATCTCGGAGATCCGGGCCAAGTACTTCGTGGATGCCTCGGGCGACGCCGACGTGGTGGCTCGTGCCGGCGGAGAATTCGTCTTCGGCAACGGGCAGGATGGCGTCACGCAGCCGGTGAGCAACATCTTCCGGGTCGGCGGCGTGAATCTCGGCAACCTGTGGGACTACCTGGAAGAACACCCGGAGGACCGCACCGTGCCCACCGGCTGGTCCGGCCAGCCCTACGACATGGACTACATCCGCAACACCCCCGGCGTGCACCTGATGGCCTTCGGAAACCTGATCAAGGAGGCTAAGGCGGCCGGTGATTTCACCCTGCCGCGCAACCGGCTTGGCATCTACACCCTGCCGGAGCGCGACGACGTGGTGATCAACCTGACCCGGGTGCACGGCATAGATGGCACCGACCCGTGGGACGTCAGCCGCGCCGAGGCCGAAACTCAACTGCAGACCTATGAATCCCTGTACTTCCTCCGCAAGTACGTGCCCGGGTTTCAGCGGTGCTACCTGGCTAACCTTCCGCACCAGCTCGGCGTGCGCGAGTCGCGGCACATCGTGGGCGAGCACACGCTCACCCGCGAGGACGTGCTCGCCGGGCGCGATTTCGACGACCAGGTCGGTCGCGGCGCGTACCCCCTCGACATCCACGACACCGGGATCGGCGCCAAGGTGCTCGGGGCCAAGGTCGAGGGTGGCGGTATCACGTTGAAGTATTTGTCGCGCTCCTACGGGATTCCCAAGCGTGCACTGATCCCCAACGGGTTGGACAACATCCTGGTGGCCGGCCGCTGCATCAGTGCCGATCACGAGGCCGCGGGTTCGGTTCGCGGACAGGCGGTGTGCATGGTCAGCGGTCATGCCGCCGGCACCATCGCTGCGATCGGGGCCAAATCCGGTGCCGCCGCGCGCGATATCCCGCACGGTGAGGTGCAGGACGTGCTGCTGCAGCAGGGGGCGGTGCTGACTCGCAACGACCTGATCGACTAG
- a CDS encoding IclR family transcriptional regulator C-terminal domain-containing protein — protein sequence MRTLHWEKLTPNTHIDEEQFRAELRQVVEDGYAINNGEIQDGVRAISVPVMRAGRPAYALTVAGPEFRMPLEEITGFLPELREAAREIELHLPRDDGRPAHTA from the coding sequence ATGCGAACCCTGCACTGGGAGAAGTTGACTCCCAACACGCATATCGACGAAGAGCAGTTCCGTGCCGAATTGCGCCAGGTGGTCGAGGATGGCTACGCGATCAACAACGGGGAGATCCAGGACGGAGTACGGGCCATCAGTGTGCCCGTCATGCGGGCAGGCCGACCCGCATATGCATTGACCGTCGCCGGGCCCGAATTCCGGATGCCTCTGGAGGAGATCACTGGATTTCTGCCCGAACTTCGCGAGGCGGCCCGCGAGATCGAATTGCACCTTCCGCGCGATGACGGCCGGCCCGCGCACACCGCCTGA
- the ligA gene encoding NAD-dependent DNA ligase LigA, whose protein sequence is MPEQPDADLRRRWQELAEEVRGHQFRYYVKDAPIVSDADFDVLLRELQALEDEHPELRIPDSPTQLVGGAGFATEFAPAEHLERMLSLDNVFDSDELSAWAARISVETGDTAHYLCELKIDGVALALVYRNGRLVRAATRGDGRSGEDVTLNARTISDIPEQLAASDEFPVPDVLEVRGEVFFRVADFEDLNAGLVAEGKPPFANPRNSAAGSLRQKNPAVTARRKLRMICHGLGHIESSGGFPFKSLHDAYRALGEWGLPVSTHTAKVSGVAAVAERIAYWGEHRHDVEHEIDGLVVKVDEVALQRRLGSTSRAPRWAVAYKYPPEEATTKLLDIRVSVGRTGRVTPFAYMEPVKVAGSTVGLATLHNATEVQRKGVLIGDTVVIRKAGDVIPEVLGPVVDLRDGSEHAFVMPTNCPECGTVLAPAKEGDADIRCPNTRSCPAQLRERVFHVAGRGAFDIEGLGYEAATALLQAGVIADEGDLFTLTADQLLRTELFTTKAGELSANGKRLLANLDKAKAQPLWRVLVALSIRHVGPTAARALATEFASLDAIIAASEEQLAAVEGVGPTIAAAVIDWFTVDWHRAIVDKWRTAGVRMADERDATIERTLEGLSIVVTGSLPGFSRDQAKEAIISRGGKSASSVSKKTAYVVAGDAPGSKYDKAVELGVPILDEAGFRTLLAEGPQSTPDEATTDES, encoded by the coding sequence CTGCCCGAACAGCCCGATGCCGATCTGCGACGACGCTGGCAGGAACTCGCCGAAGAGGTGCGGGGGCATCAGTTCCGGTACTACGTCAAAGACGCACCGATCGTTTCCGATGCCGATTTTGACGTGCTGTTGCGCGAGCTGCAGGCGTTGGAAGACGAGCACCCCGAACTGCGGATCCCGGACTCGCCGACGCAACTGGTCGGCGGGGCCGGATTCGCCACCGAATTCGCCCCCGCCGAGCACCTGGAACGGATGCTGTCCCTGGACAACGTGTTCGATTCCGATGAGCTCTCGGCCTGGGCGGCCCGGATCAGCGTGGAGACAGGTGACACCGCGCACTATCTGTGCGAGCTCAAGATCGATGGCGTCGCGCTGGCTCTCGTCTACCGCAACGGGCGGCTGGTTCGCGCCGCGACCCGCGGCGACGGACGCAGCGGTGAGGATGTGACACTCAACGCCCGCACCATCTCCGACATCCCCGAGCAGCTGGCGGCCTCCGACGAGTTTCCGGTGCCCGATGTGCTGGAGGTACGCGGTGAGGTGTTCTTCCGGGTTGCCGATTTCGAGGATCTCAACGCCGGGTTGGTCGCCGAAGGTAAGCCGCCGTTCGCCAACCCCCGCAACAGCGCGGCGGGCTCGTTGCGGCAGAAGAACCCGGCGGTCACCGCACGGCGCAAGTTGCGGATGATCTGCCACGGGCTCGGTCATATAGAAAGCTCTGGGGGGTTCCCGTTCAAATCCCTGCATGACGCCTACCGGGCGTTGGGTGAATGGGGCCTGCCGGTATCCACCCACACCGCAAAGGTTTCCGGGGTTGCCGCGGTCGCCGAGCGCATCGCCTACTGGGGTGAGCACCGCCACGACGTCGAGCACGAGATCGACGGCCTTGTGGTCAAGGTCGACGAGGTGGCGCTGCAGCGTCGGCTCGGGTCGACGTCGCGCGCCCCGCGGTGGGCGGTGGCCTACAAGTATCCGCCGGAAGAGGCCACCACCAAGCTGCTCGACATCCGGGTGAGTGTGGGGCGGACCGGCCGGGTCACCCCGTTCGCCTATATGGAGCCGGTCAAGGTGGCCGGCTCGACCGTCGGTCTGGCCACGCTGCACAACGCGACCGAAGTTCAGCGCAAGGGGGTTCTGATCGGCGACACCGTGGTGATCCGCAAGGCCGGCGACGTCATCCCCGAGGTGCTCGGTCCGGTGGTCGACCTGCGAGACGGATCCGAGCATGCATTTGTCATGCCGACCAACTGCCCCGAGTGCGGCACCGTTCTGGCCCCGGCCAAGGAGGGTGACGCCGACATCCGGTGCCCGAACACCCGCAGTTGCCCGGCGCAGTTGCGGGAGAGGGTGTTTCACGTCGCGGGCCGCGGCGCGTTCGACATCGAGGGGCTCGGCTACGAGGCGGCCACTGCGCTGCTGCAGGCAGGCGTGATCGCCGACGAGGGCGATCTGTTCACCCTGACCGCCGACCAGCTGCTGCGCACCGAACTGTTCACCACCAAGGCCGGGGAACTGTCGGCCAACGGCAAACGGCTGCTGGCCAATCTGGACAAGGCCAAGGCCCAGCCACTGTGGCGGGTGCTGGTGGCGTTGTCCATCCGCCATGTGGGCCCCACCGCAGCGCGCGCTCTGGCCACCGAATTCGCCAGCCTGGACGCCATCATCGCGGCGAGCGAGGAACAGCTCGCCGCGGTGGAAGGGGTGGGCCCGACGATCGCCGCCGCGGTCATCGACTGGTTCACCGTCGACTGGCACCGCGCGATCGTGGACAAATGGCGCACCGCCGGGGTGCGGATGGCCGACGAACGCGACGCCACGATCGAGCGCACGCTGGAAGGTCTGTCGATCGTGGTGACCGGATCGCTGCCCGGCTTCTCCCGCGACCAGGCCAAGGAGGCCATCATCAGCCGCGGTGGGAAGTCCGCCAGCTCGGTCTCGAAGAAGACCGCCTACGTGGTGGCCGGGGACGCGCCCGGATCCAAATACGACAAGGCCGTCGAACTCGGGGTTCCGATCCTCGACGAGGCCGGCTTCCGGACCCTGCTGGCAGAAGGCCCGCAATCGACGCCGGACGAGGCGACGACCGACGAGAGCTAG
- a CDS encoding amino acid-binding protein, with amino-acid sequence MPSYLLRVQLEDRPGSLGSLAVALGSVGADILSLDVVERGTGYAIDDLVVDLPLGSMPDTLITAAESLSGVYVDSIRPHTGLLEAHRELELIDHVAAARSKADRLKVLAEEAPRVLRVSWCTVVRSTGSGVERVAASHGAPETQAKSAPWLPLQRATVLDGTQEWVPQVWRDMDTTLAAAPLGDHDTAIVLGRPGGPGFRPSEVARLGYLAGIVATILR; translated from the coding sequence GTGCCTTCGTATCTGCTGCGGGTCCAGCTCGAGGACCGACCAGGCAGCCTCGGCTCGCTCGCCGTAGCACTCGGCTCGGTCGGTGCCGACATCCTGTCCCTCGACGTCGTCGAGCGCGGTACCGGCTACGCGATCGACGATCTGGTCGTCGACCTGCCGCTGGGCTCGATGCCCGACACCTTGATCACCGCCGCCGAAAGCCTTTCCGGCGTCTATGTCGACAGCATCCGCCCGCATACCGGGCTGCTCGAGGCGCACCGCGAACTCGAATTGATCGACCACGTCGCGGCGGCGCGTTCGAAGGCCGACCGACTGAAGGTGCTGGCCGAAGAAGCGCCACGGGTTCTGCGCGTCAGCTGGTGCACCGTGGTCCGGTCCACCGGTAGCGGCGTAGAACGTGTCGCGGCAAGTCACGGCGCTCCCGAGACCCAGGCGAAGTCAGCGCCGTGGTTGCCGTTGCAGCGGGCCACCGTGCTCGACGGCACCCAGGAGTGGGTGCCGCAGGTGTGGCGCGACATGGACACCACACTGGCTGCCGCACCACTGGGTGACCACGACACCGCGATCGTGTTGGGCCGTCCCGGCGGCCCGGGTTTCCGGCCCTCGGAGGTGGCGCGCTTGGGTTACCTGGCCGGGATCGTCGCCACAATTCTGCGCTGA
- the gatC gene encoding Asp-tRNA(Asn)/Glu-tRNA(Gln) amidotransferase subunit GatC, producing MSKISRDEVAHLARLARLALTDDELDSFAGQLDAILGHVSQIQSVDVTGVEATDNPLSRRAGAQRPGETTGIVNVSRPDVVVPCLTQEEALAAAPRAEDGRFAVPRILGEGE from the coding sequence GTGTCGAAGATCTCCCGAGACGAGGTTGCCCATCTGGCGCGTCTGGCGCGTCTGGCGCTGACCGATGACGAACTGGACAGTTTCGCCGGACAGCTGGATGCCATCCTCGGCCATGTCAGCCAGATCCAGTCCGTCGACGTCACCGGTGTGGAAGCGACGGACAATCCGCTTTCGCGGCGGGCAGGAGCGCAGCGACCTGGGGAGACAACCGGGATCGTCAACGTCAGCAGGCCTGACGTTGTCGTGCCGTGCCTGACGCAGGAGGAAGCGCTGGCCGCGGCGCCGCGCGCCGAAGACGGCCGCTTCGCTGTGCCGCGGATTCTCGGAGAGGGTGAATGA
- the gatA gene encoding Asp-tRNA(Asn)/Glu-tRNA(Gln) amidotransferase subunit GatA, whose amino-acid sequence MSELTRRDAATLGAQIAAKEVSSTEVTQAHLDQIAETDDRFNAFLHVAADSALAAAARVDAAVAAGETLPSPLAGVPLALKDVFTATDMPTTAGSKILEGWRAPYDATVTAKLRAAGIPILGKTNMDEFAMGSSTENSAYGPTRNPWNTERVPGGSGGGSAAALAAYQAPLAIGTDTGGSIRQPAALTATVGVKPTYGTVSRYGLIACASSLDQGGPCARTVLDTALLHQVIAGHDSYDSTSVDAPVPDVVGAARAGAAGDLTGVRVGVVKQLRGEGYQPGVLESFNAAVAQLTALGAEVTEVDCPHFDHAMDAYYLILPSEVSSNLARFDAMRFGLRVGDDGTHSAEEVMALTRAAGFGPEVKRRIMIGTYALSAGYYDAYYNQAQKVRTLIARDLEQAYQSVDVLVSPATPTTAFRLGEKVDDPLAMYLFDLCTLPLNLAGHCGMSVPSGLSPDDGLPVGLQIMAPALADDRLYRVGAAYEAARGPLPSAL is encoded by the coding sequence ATGAGTGAGCTGACCCGTCGCGATGCGGCGACCCTGGGTGCCCAGATCGCGGCCAAGGAGGTCTCCTCGACCGAGGTGACCCAGGCCCACCTGGATCAGATCGCGGAGACCGACGACCGCTTCAACGCCTTTCTGCACGTGGCGGCGGATTCCGCTCTGGCCGCGGCGGCTCGGGTCGACGCTGCCGTGGCGGCCGGCGAGACGCTGCCTTCGCCGTTGGCCGGGGTGCCGTTGGCCCTCAAGGACGTCTTCACCGCCACCGATATGCCGACCACCGCGGGGTCCAAGATCCTCGAAGGTTGGCGTGCGCCGTACGACGCGACCGTCACCGCCAAGCTGCGCGCCGCAGGCATCCCGATCCTCGGCAAGACCAACATGGACGAATTCGCCATGGGCTCGTCGACGGAGAACTCGGCCTACGGCCCGACCCGCAACCCGTGGAACACCGAGCGGGTGCCGGGGGGTTCGGGCGGCGGTAGCGCCGCGGCGCTCGCCGCCTATCAGGCGCCGCTGGCCATCGGCACGGACACCGGCGGGTCGATCCGGCAGCCGGCCGCGCTGACCGCAACCGTCGGCGTCAAACCGACGTACGGCACGGTGTCGCGCTACGGCCTGATCGCTTGCGCGTCCTCGTTGGACCAGGGTGGGCCCTGCGCCCGCACGGTGCTGGACACCGCCCTGCTGCACCAGGTGATCGCCGGTCATGACTCGTATGACTCCACCTCCGTCGACGCCCCGGTGCCCGATGTGGTCGGTGCGGCTCGGGCCGGTGCGGCAGGCGATCTCACAGGTGTTCGGGTCGGCGTCGTCAAGCAGTTGCGTGGCGAGGGATACCAGCCCGGCGTGCTGGAGTCGTTCAATGCCGCGGTCGCCCAGCTGACTGCGCTCGGCGCCGAGGTCACCGAGGTCGACTGCCCGCATTTCGACCACGCGATGGATGCCTACTACCTGATCCTGCCCTCGGAGGTGTCGAGCAACCTGGCCCGGTTCGACGCCATGCGCTTCGGGCTGCGCGTCGGCGACGACGGCACGCACAGCGCCGAAGAGGTCATGGCGCTGACCCGGGCCGCCGGGTTCGGCCCGGAGGTCAAGCGCCGGATCATGATCGGCACCTACGCGTTGTCGGCCGGCTACTACGACGCCTACTACAACCAGGCGCAGAAGGTGCGGACGCTGATCGCCCGCGATCTGGAGCAGGCCTACCAGAGCGTGGATGTCCTGGTGTCCCCGGCGACGCCGACGACGGCGTTCCGGCTGGGGGAGAAGGTCGACGATCCGCTGGCCATGTACCTGTTCGACCTGTGCACGCTGCCGCTGAACCTGGCCGGGCACTGCGGCATGTCGGTGCCGTCGGGTCTCTCGCCCGACGACGGCCTGCCGGTCGGACTGCAGATCATGGCGCCGGCCCTGGCCGATGACCGGCTCTACCGCGTCGGCGCAGCCTACGAGGCGGCTCGCGGTCCGCTGCCCAGCGCGTTGTAG
- a CDS encoding ATP-dependent 6-phosphofructokinase, whose amino-acid sequence MRIGVLTGGGDCPGLNAVIRAVVRTCDQRYGSSVVGFLDGWRGLLEDRRIQLANDDRNDRLLAKGGTMLGTARVNPDKLRAGLDQIKQTLEDNGIDVLIPIGGEGTLTAAHWLSEENVPVVGVPKTIDNDIDCTDVTFGHDTALQVATEAIDRLHSTAESHQRVMLVEVMGRHAGWIALSAGLASGAHMTLIPEQPFDVEEVCRLVKKRFQHGSSHFICVVAEGAKPAEGTMQLRQGGMDEFGHEKFTGVAQQLAYEVEKRIKKDVRVTVLGHVQRGGTPTAYDRVLATRFGVNAADAAHAGEFGMMVSLQGQDIGRVSLADATRHLKLVPQSRYDDAAEFFG is encoded by the coding sequence ATGCGCATCGGAGTTCTCACCGGCGGCGGTGATTGTCCTGGCCTGAACGCGGTGATCCGGGCGGTGGTGCGTACCTGCGACCAGCGCTACGGCTCGTCGGTGGTCGGATTCCTCGACGGCTGGCGTGGTCTGTTGGAGGATCGTCGTATCCAACTGGCCAACGACGATCGCAACGACCGGCTGCTGGCCAAGGGCGGAACCATGTTGGGCACCGCCCGGGTCAATCCCGACAAGCTGCGGGCCGGCCTGGACCAGATCAAGCAGACCCTTGAAGACAACGGGATCGACGTGCTGATCCCGATCGGCGGTGAAGGCACGCTGACTGCCGCGCACTGGTTGTCCGAGGAGAATGTCCCGGTGGTCGGGGTGCCCAAGACCATCGACAACGACATCGACTGCACGGACGTGACTTTCGGACACGACACGGCGCTGCAGGTGGCCACCGAGGCCATCGACCGGCTGCACAGCACCGCCGAATCGCACCAACGGGTCATGTTGGTCGAGGTGATGGGCCGGCATGCCGGCTGGATCGCGCTGAGCGCCGGGCTGGCCTCGGGTGCGCACATGACGTTGATCCCCGAACAGCCGTTCGACGTCGAAGAAGTGTGCCGGCTGGTCAAGAAGCGGTTCCAGCACGGATCGTCACACTTCATCTGCGTGGTGGCCGAGGGTGCGAAGCCGGCGGAAGGCACCATGCAGCTGCGCCAGGGCGGAATGGATGAGTTCGGCCATGAGAAATTCACCGGTGTGGCACAGCAATTGGCGTACGAGGTGGAGAAGCGGATCAAGAAGGATGTCCGGGTGACCGTGCTGGGGCACGTCCAGCGCGGCGGTACCCCGACGGCCTACGACCGGGTGCTCGCCACCCGGTTCGGGGTGAACGCGGCTGACGCCGCGCATGCCGGCGAGTTCGGGATGATGGTGTCGTTACAGGGGCAGGACATCGGCCGGGTATCGCTGGCCGATGCGACCCGCCACCTCAAACTGGTACCGCAGTCCCGTTACGACGACGCCGCGGAGTTCTTCGGGTAG
- a CDS encoding NAD(P)-dependent oxidoreductase, with protein sequence MQIVIFGANGATGRLLTRRALDAGHRVVAVTRHPGAFPITGPALTVAEADVRDAAAVTDAVDDADAVLSTLGVTFTKEPIDTYSVGMGNIVTAMRATGVEKLAVVSSTAIDDYPGRTDTPFALRLVQPVISRIFGKTLYADMRRMEDIVSASGLNWTIVRPSGLFDLPDVTEYIAGQCDPVGAFTSRTDLAHYLLKLAQTPETGATVTISTTVGTPSMWQLLRREALKSA encoded by the coding sequence ATGCAAATCGTCATCTTCGGCGCCAACGGGGCAACCGGACGTCTGCTCACCCGCCGAGCCCTCGACGCCGGCCACCGCGTCGTGGCGGTCACCCGCCACCCCGGGGCGTTCCCCATCACCGGACCTGCACTCACCGTGGCCGAGGCCGATGTGCGCGACGCAGCGGCTGTCACCGACGCCGTCGACGATGCCGACGCGGTGCTGTCCACCCTGGGCGTCACGTTCACCAAGGAGCCCATCGACACCTACTCCGTCGGGATGGGCAACATCGTCACGGCGATGCGCGCGACCGGAGTCGAGAAGTTGGCCGTCGTGAGCTCCACCGCGATCGACGACTACCCCGGCCGCACCGATACGCCGTTCGCGCTGCGTCTGGTCCAGCCCGTGATCAGCCGCATCTTCGGCAAGACCCTGTATGCCGACATGCGCCGGATGGAGGACATCGTGAGCGCCAGTGGACTGAACTGGACGATCGTGCGGCCGTCCGGCCTGTTCGACCTGCCGGATGTCACTGAATACATCGCGGGCCAGTGCGACCCGGTGGGCGCGTTCACCTCCCGCACCGATCTCGCCCACTACCTGCTGAAGCTGGCCCAAACACCCGAAACCGGTGCAACCGTGACGATTTCGACGACGGTCGGCACCCCGTCCATGTGGCAGTTGCTACGCCGCGAAGCGCTCAAGAGCGCGTGA
- a CDS encoding MarR family winged helix-turn-helix transcriptional regulator, whose translation MAEDPTGVSALDERIPFLLSQLGAYVADGFKTRLEPLGLHPRATAVLLALAGVDGQSQRELCERLGLHRNVMVTLIDTLEADGLVERRPHPEDRRAFAVSLTERARELVPALDSAGRALEDEVTASLSDDERAALRYMLRRLSAAAGLIPGVHPGLT comes from the coding sequence GTGGCCGAGGATCCGACCGGTGTTTCCGCGCTCGACGAGCGCATACCGTTCCTGCTGTCCCAATTGGGTGCGTATGTGGCCGATGGCTTCAAGACCAGGCTCGAGCCGCTGGGCCTGCATCCCCGGGCCACCGCGGTTCTGTTGGCGCTGGCCGGTGTCGATGGGCAGTCTCAGCGCGAACTGTGCGAGCGTCTCGGTCTGCATCGCAATGTCATGGTCACGCTGATCGACACTCTGGAAGCCGACGGGCTGGTCGAGCGCCGGCCGCATCCCGAGGATCGGCGGGCATTTGCGGTATCTCTGACCGAGCGGGCGCGCGAGTTGGTCCCGGCCCTCGACTCCGCAGGTCGTGCGCTCGAGGACGAGGTGACCGCGTCGCTGTCCGACGATGAACGGGCCGCGCTGCGGTACATGCTGCGCCGACTGTCGGCCGCGGCGGGACTGATCCCTGGCGTCCACCCCGGACTGACCTGA